The stretch of DNA AAGAAAATAGGGTGGTCTTGTATTGTACTGGAAACTGACGCTCAATTAGTGACGAATGCGGTGCAGAAGGGTTTAAATATTACTCCTTTTGGAGCAATTATTGAAGATATTCGTCTTTTACTCGGGAGTATCAAGGATAGTTCCATTACTTTTGTTAGGCGAAGTGCCAACGAGACAGCCCATGTGCTTGCGCGTAAAGGGTTATGTAATAGGGATTTCGCTCTTGTTGAGTTTTTTGACGCTATTCCTCGTTGTATTTCTGATACTGTTGCTATGCATTAATGAAAGTTAAAagttttgttcaaaaaaaaatcctactaagaattaaataaaataaaatttataaaaaaaaaaaaaaaaaaacagtaagtaTGAATACAACCAACTCTTTGAGTACCGTTTGCACATAAAAACCACTCTTACATTTATACATGCAAAATTGAGTTCAATGTTTACACTAAACAAAAATCTTTACATATCTGCAATCATACACTTTTTTCTTGTACAACTAAGTCCATGCACATTGCTGACACATTGAATACAATGCAGATCAGATGCATATATTATTCTGTGATCAAACCCTGATTCCACAAATCATTCAATTCATCAACAATTGATCCCACATTGCTTCACATCAGGCCCCTTGGTCTTGAGCACAAAAGGATCGATCCTTACCCACAGCAACGAGAAAATGGAGGCCAGAAGAACAGACCAAATGACAACAATGGTGGGAGTTCTGTTCTGTCGTCCCATGAGCCCCTTGAGGAACGGGTACAAATGTACGATGACCCAGAAAGCAAAAAACAGTTTCCCGAACAGTGGGCCCCACGACTGCGACCCATTGTTGATGGCGTCAGAGATGCCAGCAACAACCCCAACCAAGTTGATAATCAGGATGGTTGTGGGCGGGATTAGTAGTGTTGTCCATTTGAAGGTGTATAGTTCTCCAAATTCCTCGTCGTCTACCGCCTTGGAAGTGACGGTGAAATTCGTGTCGATCCCGGCCAGTACCTTTAGAAGGCCTTGCACGACGGCGAAGAGGTGCGCGGATACGCCGCCGATGACCCAGAACTGCTCGTTCCTCCACCATTCCTCGATGCTCACTCCGCTCCACCGCAGCTCGAGAATGCCCGTGGCGAAGATGGAGAGGAAGAGAGCAATGAAGAATAGACTTGCCAGGGTGCTTATCTGCAGGTTGCATTCAAGAAAATGAAGTTTTTTCTTTCATTAgccattcaatatatatatgtgatagaTCTTAAGAATGTTGCATGGTGTTGTGTGCAGGGGATGTCAATCTTTTAGAATTAGGGTCGAAAAATTATAGCATTGTTATACTATTTGTGAAActgatacaaaaattctgtatcttcaattaacacattttgtacagttaacagtttctgtacatgtaaacaaataatttgataattactgACACATAATGTCATATCTACAGGTACAGAAACAGAAACGGTCAACTATAGGTAcagaatataaaatttatttttggatCAAGATCTACAATGGAAGGTAAACtttgatccatggtataatttgtaaataaaaaattaatagtttgagagtctaaaCGAGTGAATCCAAAATTTAGTTAGCTAACCTGATAGCCCGATTGAACCacttctttagtaatttttaataaatttataacaaaaataaaatattttttattaaaataaataatgaaagatataaaacttattataattattataatttagtgtaaatatattaattattttttagatgGAATTTGAAAATGGATGTTTAGATTGACTTAATGATTTATAAGTTtctatttattagtataaatgctccagtttattaaaattgaaagtttaacaTATAAATTTGGAAATGTCAAAAAGTTTAAGTTGAGCCCTTCCAATAAATCCAATAGACCAATGTTTTAGGGTTAAAACCAATAATTTTTaactagacaaaaaaaaaattgataagtcCAACAGCTCGATAAAACTAAGTTGATCCCTAAACTTGTGATGTAGTTAATATTACCTCTGGCATTATGAATTTTCCTGTGAGCAAGCAGATGGCAGGGAGAGTGCAGTAGGCAAGGAGAGGAAGGGAGGTGAAAGGGTACACAGTTGTGTTAACATATGAAAACCTTTCAAGAAACTTGAGCTTTCCTCCCTTGTACCCATACCAAACCGGGCTATGTCTGCTGAAAAAGATCTCAACTGAACCCAGAGCCCATCTCAGAACTTGGTTCAGACGATCTGATAGATTGATGGGGGCTGAACCTTTGAATGCAGCCAGTTTAGGCATGCAATACACAGATCTCCAGCCTCGACAATGCATTTTGAACCCCGTCAAGATATCCTCAGTGATCGAGCCATAGATCCACCCTAACTGCATTTTTTGACACACATTAGGGTTACTATTCAGTGAAGAGAGAAACCCGTAATCACTATTACCCGAGAATCTACACTGGGTAAATCTCGCATTGTGATCTTAGTCGATAAAGAACGTAAACCAGCCTAGATTATACATAGCTGATTGGCTCAAATTAAGTAGGTCAATAGTCCGCCTTCACatggagttgaacttgtaacaaTATGATTACTATTGAGTGAAGAGAGAAACTCGCAATCACTACTACCTGAGAATCTACACTGGGTAAATCTCGCATTGTGATCTTAGTCGATAAAGAACCTAAACCAATCTAGGTTATTCATAGTTGGTTGGCTCGGAGAGTTAAATTTGTAACAGTATGGTTACAGTTGTTTTGATGTGAAGGTTTAATGAATGAATGAAGTGTTTGGTTTGGGGTTTGTATGGTACCTCAAGTCCCCATTCTGTCTTGTCTTCATAGCCACAGCTGATGACATGAATGGCTTCCTTGAGCAAAGCTGCTGGGCTGGATGAAGGTGGGACACCACCATCCACCATAAGAGTTGAGGTCACAAAGATGGCTGATTGCCCAAATTTCTTCTCAAAGTTCATCTCAGACATCAGTGCCTCTTTATCATCATCAAATCCTGTGCATCAACAAATCAATAATCCCTAATTCAGACAACAGAATCAATATAATGGAAATGCTAGAGTACCAAAGCTCAAGAACCTTCAACATAGGGTAACCCAAACCAAATTGGTTTGACTTGAATTGGTAACCATAAGGTTACAAATTCGACTTCTAGAGAGAGGGACGTATTGACTTTCTCGAGTTGGTAAGTTATAGGTCACCTTGgttgatttataatttttttgctaactaggatcacaaggcggGATTTACCTAGTTCATAGTCTCATATAGTGACTAACTGATTGCGAATTTCCTTCCaccctcgtcacccaaaaaaagttCTATAGGGGGAACCTCAGCTAAGTTGTTCACTTGGTAACCATAAtcataaggttacaagttcgactcctaaAGAGAGCACCTTATATATtgactttttttatttgagtcgaTCAACTAAGAGTAACCTAAACTGAACGAACCTTCAACATTTGCACCATCTCCATGTTTAGCATACTTGTCAAGCTTCCTCTTGCGTCCAAAACATGGGCAGCAGTCACAGGTCACCATTTTCGGACGCTTGGCACGTTTTGGTGGATCATATCCATATAAAGCCTGTCTTCTGAAGACACATCCTGTGCCAACATACACTGGACCTTGTATTCCATCAAGCCCTTTCATGTTAATCTGCCCAGAAACCAAAACAAAATTAGGGTTTGGAGAAGAAACCATTGATAGATATATCTTAGCAAGAATTAGGGTTTGTGGGTGGATCTAATTACATCAAAGAAGACAGTGTTTCTGTTTGCATATCTGTCATGTCTGTCTATACCATCAAATCTTTGAGGAAACTGGACATAACAAATTTTTCTACCAGTTGTTTGGTCCATCAAGAAACACATTGCTTCTCTCACAGCTTTGCTGTTGTTTATGTAATGGTCGCAGTCCAAGTTAAGCATGAAGGGAGCATTGGTAAGAACTCCTGCCACACGAACCTGCAATTTGCATTCCATTTCATCATATCAACCACACAAATACAATATAAATCcatataattctgtacattatgaatttcaattccataatgtgtatgtgtattatgttaagtgtttatgtgtcgTCAACTatataattctgtgcattatgaacatgaattctgtaacTTATGAAATCAAATACTGTATATTGGATCAGAGTCCACAATGAACcaggtccacgatataacgattgagaGACATCCTTAACCAAACATGAACAGATAATGTTGTATTGTAGTACAAATGACAAATGTTGTGTTTACCAGGGCATTCATGGCACCAGCTTTCTTGTGATGTTGGAACCCAGGCCTCTTCTCACGAGATACATAAACCAGGCGAGGCAGTTCATTTCCTTCCACATCTGTGCCTCCACTCTGCCCAAGAAAAACCTGGATCATTCCAGGATGATCCTTGGTGTTGTTTCCTGGCCATGGCGTCCCATCTTTCATGATCCATCCTCCCGGAGGAACTTTACTGGCTTTTGCCACCATTGCATTGATTCTCACCTTGAACTCCTCATACTCTCTCTGTATACATATAATCTCGctatcagtttaaacttttaattgaaacaaaCACACCTTTCTTGACGAGACAccacaaaaagataaaatagttAAGTTGGATAGACGGTTAGCTTAATAACCACACGGTTATAAGTTTGGCTCCAATGGAAGCAGCCTATTAGTCTTATTGGTTTAAGCCGAGTTTATCTCGTGGTCCTTTACCAACTAAGGTAACAAGATAGGGTTACTCAGTGTCTCTTAGTTTGCaattttagttcaaaatttcaaatagtTCAGGTCGTCCGATAAGCCCGACTACATGAAGTTTAAGATTAGGACAAAATCGAACCCAAAAATAAGCCCGACAGTTCGACAGGACTAACCCGAAACTAAGCGGGCTGGTCCGATTAACATCCCTACTCAGTGTACACCTTTACATAATAACTGTCAATTTCTCTAgtcatcttaaaaaaaaaaattgaatctttcAGTTTGATATCAGAATATATACCTTCATAGCTCGTCTCTCTTTGACGAATGTTGGCTGAACTTTATCCTTGAGATAGTCAATTTTCTGGGAAAAGTACATCTCTGGGGCTCGAGGCTCTATGGCAAACTTCTTGCAGAAGGGAACCCATTTCCGGGCAAATTCTGCAGTCTCTGAGAGAGCCTCAAAGGTGCAATTTGAAGCTCCATCGTCAGATATATAGCATGAGATTTTATCAACTGGGTAGTCCATTGCCAGTATTGAGAGGATTGTGTTGGCCGTGACAAGAGGAGGTTCCTTAAATGGATCCACTGTACTCACAAAGATGTCCACTGGAGCTAACATGTTTGGTTCTCCTTCCTTCTCGTACCTACATCATAAGTTTAGTTAGTTATATATGTTATGTTGCTACTACTCAATAGTATGCATTGAATAAACATTGCTTGTGACCTAATAGCAAATAACCACAAGAAAGTAAAAGAATCCTTATTCTCGGTCACTATTCGAAAGTGGCCACGGGATAAACTATCTTGTGACTTTTACCAACCAAAGATTACAAAAAGGTAAATCAACCTAAGGTTGCTCATGATTGACAACTACCCCAAACTACAAAGGTCAATAGACTCAGGTTtgtaacttatttttttttattacttattattattatgaggaAACTCCGCAATTACTAAGGCGGGGTGTGCATTAGGTAAATTCAAGTTTGTAACTCTGACCGGCAAATGACTGTAAACTAGTCAGGGTGTGCACAACCTGCATTATGACCCTGCCTCTAGCTAGCAAAAGACCCCAACaataaggtaaaaaaaattaggctaCCCATATAACTAATCAGCTCAAACCATCGAAGTTAATACACCATTCAGGCTGGagttaaacttgtaactttatGATTACCAAATCAACAGCTAGCTCGAATAACTTGGTTGGATTGGAGTAAGGTTACTCTGGtctgatttaattttttagttgaaaCAAACCTGAAAGAGAGGCGATCGAGGTAGGTTTCGCGGTCGATGGGGAACCATTTGGGGAACTGATCAAGGATCCATGAGAAGGCAAACCAGATCTCGCAGACGATGGAGGTTAGCCAGAGACCAATGGCGTCGTGGACTGGGTTAAGGATTCGGTAGCGGAGGAAGAGAGCTAAGATAACCAGCCTGGCTATGATCACCATACGGTAAGGGTTGATCTTGCTTGATGCAATGGGTACCTTTCTTGATAATGGCTGTCTTGCTTCATCCACTCTGCATTATTtatgagcatataatatataaatataaatgtgcaatccaactatcagcttaaatTTTTAGTTCAGATGAAGCACGCACATATGAGGAGGCGTGTTGATACTTACATGGCCATGTCAGTATCAGCAAAGTCATCATGTTCCTGTCCCAGGTGGCCTTGCTGATGCATTTTCCAGTCATCCATTCTCTCTTTCCAGTTGTCtttcttattatcatcattatccCATCTTGGCTCCATGACTGGGTAAGGATGGATTCTTTTGTGCCCCACCATCTGATCTCCATTAGAGATTGGGAATTCCCCGCTCACCGGACGGGAACGGACGCCGGCGATGACAGGAGGGTACTGTGAAGCCGCAGAATCTTCAATATCCGGCCCTCTTCCATAGCTCATTTTGCCATGGAGTATGGTTTCTACTATGTTTCTGTTCCTGTTTTTCTCGTCGTCAATCTTGAATTCTTGCTCGATGTCATCATCGTCTTCCTCATCGTCATCTCCCTCCACCCTCGGACTCCCTTTCATCATAAGAACGAAATTTGTTATGAATGACAAGAAAAACACGCAATTATTATCCGAGAATGCATGTGATCTGTGGTGAACAGATTTAATTTGTTACCTTTGAGACGTTTGTATCTGGTCTTGCATTGAGGGCAGAGCTGGGTTCCTTCTCTTCTCTCGTATTCATAGCACGGCCGGCACGCCGGAAACCCACACTCGTTGCAGGCGACGAAGAGATCGCCGTCTACGGTAAGCCCTACTTCATCGCCACATATCTCACAAACTTGTCCGGTCAAATCCTTCACTGTCTTACGCTGCATTTAAtcacattattattagtattatctTGCTCACAAACCACAAAATTCCCTCACAAGAAAGCTCTATAGGATAGTGGAGAACAAATGTTGCAAAAACAACCCGTAATAATCCATACATAGGTGCTAGGCAGTGGCTGGCCGCCTAGAATTTCGACGGAATTGTCAatctaagcggtctaggcggcctAGGCACCGAATACGTCGCGAGCAAATTAAGCGGCCTAGGCGAATGGGTCGCAGCGaactaggccgcttaggcgatAGTCTAGGCACTAGGCGGTGGCCGACAACCTAGAATTTTGGCAAAATCATAGTTTTAAGCGGCCTAGGCGCTGAATAGGTCGCAACAGACTAGGCGACCTAGGCGCGCCGACTAGGTCGAGGCGAACTAGGCAGCTTAGGTGATCATCTAGGCGGTATGCGGTGGCCGACCACCTAGAATTTTGGCAAAATTGTAGTTGTAAGCGGCGGCCTAGGCGCCCAAATAAGTCGGGACAGACTAGGCGGACTAGGTCGCGGTGAACTAGGTGACTTAGGTGATCgtctaggcactaggcgctccAGACTAACCCCTAGCCCATTTTTGTAACTTTGATCATAGGTTTGCTAAATTTATTGCAAAGTTTGCAACTGAACTCAAATTCCATTACAATTGAGGTGTACCTAGTGTTTTACCAACAGAATACATTCCATTACAAATTCGGTTACAAATAACAAAATTCTCTGTTGCAATTCAAACTTTCTCTTTGTAGTGTTCATAATGGGGCCATGAAATGGTTTAAGCTACTGAGAAGTGAATATACAAAAGGAGAAGACAATCAATTATATTACCTCTTCATGGCCTTGAATGACAACGAGCTCGTTTCGATTATGGGAACCGGCGACGAGTCCTGCGCTGGCTTCCATGGCGGAGAATGGTGGCGATGAGTGGCGGGGAAGTTGCAGTTTTAAGGAAGGGAATGGAGGTTAGTGTGGGTATTCTTCTGTCTCTTTCGCAGTAGCTTTGTTGTACCTAAATGTATTGTTGGTTGCACAGTCTCCATTGCCTTCAAGCTAAGCTTCCTGCAACAGCTGATGAATCTCAATTAACCTACCAGCTTTgcacattttctttttcttttggtgaCATGGAAACTCCCGACTAAACTCGTGTAAACCAGCACCTACGGACACAGAATATTGTTCGAAAATTGACTGGACCTGCACCCACCACTCAAGTGTATATATTGTGTAAATCTTATTCTTGTATAATAGTCTACAAACTACACATCAGAAATAAATAGTATGATGAAAATAATGTGCAATAGGtttgatgaaaaaaatattagtaaaaataGAATTTCCTGACCTTTAAATACAAGAATCGTGTTTTAGTTACTTGGCTGTGTTTTTGCGTCACTTTGCACATTCAATTCTTTTCCCTTTCAGGTTGGTTGTTTTGTCCTTATCAACAGTACGTGTATCAAACTTGTTACTTGTGATATTTGTTGATGTGAGAATGAAGGAAAATGAAGGGTAGATGGTGGGGTGGGGGAGGGGTACGGTAGGAAAAGTTCAACTATCTAGTAGTATAATATATTCAAACATGATTAATAGTGTactttatactccgtatattatatatatatatatatatatatatatatatatatatatttatacatttcaaattttatataaacATGTACTTTATTTCTCCCATGCTATATATATCTCCTTATACtagtttaaaattaaagattgtGTCATGTTGTGTTATACATCCATGCTTGTTGATGGATAAAATGAGTTACACTTGAATAGGTTTAAATTGTACACTGATGTTTATAGACTATTGGTGAATTAGCTGATCAGATCAGAtcttaagttaatttttttttttttgaagagagatcttaagttaattaaaaaagaaattatgtaacaaataaaaaaagtagAACGTTTAGATGAAGTGATATGATAATTGCAGGGGTCTCTAATATATCGTCCCGCTGTCCATTAATTAATACCATAAACAGTTTGATGATCTTCTTCTAGAAGATGATTATTTGCGATATAAACTAGAAGTAGTTGGTTGCATCCATTTTGTACATGTGCATTGAACTTCTTCTTTACTCTTGCCAACTTTAGAGTATGTAAGACATATATTCTTATAATCTTGAAggatatatataaactaaaacaTGAATTCATCATATACAACCAACAAATGGGTCACTAGCTAACTGCCCTTAATTTTcgttttcttatttattttctaaaaaataagaaaaaaaatatttattaacaaATTCACTTATATGACGATGAAAATCAAGAAACAATGTGCGTCAGTGTATATAGATAAACTCCGCTCTTGTATAACACAAATTAAACGCCAGAAAGGTTTTTCTAGTGTTGTTAACCTTTTTGTGTGTCCATGTAAACTTGAGATATTACATCAAGCAATGTTTTCCCAGGGTGGTAGTCTGTCCGACCTTGGGGCCTAAAAACACCCTCGTAGTGATAGTCACAGGGCGTTGGCCACCCGTTCTTCGTGAATCCTTATATagtggaccctggtccgaaacaacgtcgttttaaatgttagtggacggttgacgcgaatgactttaggattacacagaatccttgtctaaAATACACGgaatgacttgagggaatacacagaatattgatacaactacacagaaatcatccttCTAACATTCAAATatacaaaacacgtcacaacctatgtttaagtacctctaacatgaatacatgtctacaatacacagaatgacttcaaagaatacacagaatattaacataaatacatagaCCAACCAAAAcaggaaacgtgatttccaaaaaaaacaaaccgttaattaaaatgaccaaaacgacttcgttttggtacggggtgcacaatggcccacgatataaattgccgttCTACGCGCCTTGGGCCAACGATCGGCCCAGTGCATGACTCCCACACTGCGCTCATGCCGCACGCTCGATACCGGTCTCTTGACACACTATAAATACAACATTTATTATTTGAGAAGACTTTTAACTGTTTTCTCTTCACGATTCTTTTCACAAATTGAGAACCGTCATATGGTCTCACACAGACCGGGACCAACACAGCTCATTACAAATCGAACGGATCaaaaaatgtacaatttgtTCCTCAAAACCTGTACACAAAAATGATCCAATCCGATCCCCTCATGAtatgaaaaacagaaaaacCAAAACCATGGAAACATTAATGGCTATGAAATGCCTGGATCCACGGCGGAGGTTATCCCCGGAACCTCCGGAACGGTGGCTCCTccgccgtcgccgccgccgccgccgcgacTTGCTCCCTCCGTGAGACGCGAACACACCTCTAAGGCTCCGTGCCGGTAACGAAAACGGCATCTGCTTCTTCATCTCCTCAAACAATTCGCCGCTTTTGGATAAAAGctgctgcggcggcggcggcggcgtttTCCGATGAATCTCTTCGACGCTTTTCACGTCGATGAGTTTCCCGTCCGCGTAAAGTTTGCGACATTGGAAGGACAGAACCAGGATTGTGAGGAAGGAGATTGTTTGAGGTTTAATTTTGGCCATTTTCTCCCAAACGGAGAGCTAGGGTTTGTTCATCCGGTCGGGAGAAGCAGCA from Ipomoea triloba cultivar NCNSP0323 chromosome 7, ASM357664v1 encodes:
- the LOC116025358 gene encoding cellulose synthase A catalytic subunit 7 [UDP-forming]-like, which produces MEASAGLVAGSHNRNELVVIQGHEERKTVKDLTGQVCEICGDEVGLTVDGDLFVACNECGFPACRPCYEYERREGTQLCPQCKTRYKRLKGSPRVEGDDDEEDDDDIEQEFKIDDEKNRNRNIVETILHGKMSYGRGPDIEDSAASQYPPVIAGVRSRPVSGEFPISNGDQMVGHKRIHPYPVMEPRWDNDDNKKDNWKERMDDWKMHQQGHLGQEHDDFADTDMAIVDEARQPLSRKVPIASSKINPYRMVIIARLVILALFLRYRILNPVHDAIGLWLTSIVCEIWFAFSWILDQFPKWFPIDRETYLDRLSFRYEKEGEPNMLAPVDIFVSTVDPFKEPPLVTANTILSILAMDYPVDKISCYISDDGASNCTFEALSETAEFARKWVPFCKKFAIEPRAPEMYFSQKIDYLKDKVQPTFVKERRAMKREYEEFKVRINAMVAKASKVPPGGWIMKDGTPWPGNNTKDHPGMIQVFLGQSGGTDVEGNELPRLVYVSREKRPGFQHHKKAGAMNALVRVAGVLTNAPFMLNLDCDHYINNSKAVREAMCFLMDQTTGRKICYVQFPQRFDGIDRHDRYANRNTVFFDINMKGLDGIQGPVYVGTGCVFRRQALYGYDPPKRAKRPKMVTCDCCPCFGRKRKLDKYAKHGDGANVEGFDDDKEALMSEMNFEKKFGQSAIFVTSTLMVDGGVPPSSSPAALLKEAIHVISCGYEDKTEWGLELGWIYGSITEDILTGFKMHCRGWRSVYCMPKLAAFKGSAPINLSDRLNQVLRWALGSVEIFFSRHSPVWYGYKGGKLKFLERFSYVNTTVYPFTSLPLLAYCTLPAICLLTGKFIMPEISTLASLFFIALFLSIFATGILELRWSGVSIEEWWRNEQFWVIGGVSAHLFAVVQGLLKVLAGIDTNFTVTSKAVDDEEFGELYTFKWTTLLIPPTTILIINLVGVVAGISDAINNGSQSWGPLFGKLFFAFWVIVHLYPFLKGLMGRQNRTPTIVVIWSVLLASIFSLLWVRIDPFVLKTKGPDVKQCGINC